The Candidatus Binatia bacterium sequence GCGGCCTCCAGCAGTCCCACGAACTCGTACGGGTCGCTCGGTCGCACAGCATTATTATAATAGGAAGCCAAGCGCCGAACGCCGTGAACGAAAGGGATGAAGTCCTCCCAATAGACGCCCTTCCATCGTTCGAGCGTCGCGGACCTCCGTTCGTCAAACGCACGGGAAAAGGAGGAGGCGGATTACATCGATTCGCAAGATGGCACAGGAGGGGGAGGCGACAAACGCTGCAAGATGGCGGTGTCGCTCGAGCAGGAGTTGAACCCACGGCTCGGCACCGTCCTCGTCGCCGGAGATTTCGTTCGACTCGAAGAGCGGTTCATCTTGGCTCGCCATGTTCGCTCCCTCCCTGTGCCGTCGCAAACCTCTGTATACGCCTGAATCTAGTCGCGTACGCGCGCTTCGGGGATCCGGCCGCTTTGGCGAACTCGGGAAGCTTCTCAGGTGCTGCCCCCATCGCACAGGGATTGCATCCGCCCAATGCGCCGGCACCATCGCAAAACGGGGGAGCCGGCGGCGTACCGCCCCTGGCCTCGACGGCATGTTTTCGCTTGCGTCGGGCTGCATCCGGGATAGCCTCTCCCCGTTTTCGGAGAGAGATCGTTGGAAAATCTACGCATGGTTCTGCAAGTGGTCGCGGCGCTCGGCCTGCTGAACGTCTGGATCACACGTTCGTCCAAGCCGACTCCCTACCGAGGGGCAGGAGCCGAGAGCATGTCCGCAGAGTTCGCGGCCTATGGATTGCCGGGTTGGTTCATGTGGGTCGTTGGAGCGATCAAAGTCGGCGTAGCCGTCGCCCTGCTCCGCGGGCTGTGGATCCCAGAACTGGTTCGGCCGTCCTCCCTCACCCCTGGTGGCGATGATGCTCGGCGCCTTGCTCATGCACGCCCGAGTCGAAGATCCGCCCATGAGATCGGTTCCAACCGGTGCCATGCTCGTAATCGCCGCCACTATCGCCTTCGCGTGAGTGGTATGCCCGCCGGAAGGTGACGAGATTGTCTGTGGCAGGAATGGCGGACGTGGACGTGTGCATCGTCGGAGGAGGGCTCGCGGGGCTCGCCTGCGCGCGCGAGCTTCACCGGGCAGGTCACTCGTCCATCGTCTTGGAAAGCGAAGCGACTCCCGGGGGGCGAGTCCAGACAGATGTCGTCGACGGCTTTCGACTCGATCGCGGATTCCAGATCCTGCTGACGGCCTACCCGGAGGCCCAGCGGGTTCTCGACTACGGAGCGCTCGACCTTCGCTCCTTCGAGCCCGGTGGACGGATCTTCCGGGACGGTCGCTTCTATGACGTGGGGGACCCCTTGCGGCGTCCCACGACGGCGCTCCAAACGCTCTTGGCGCCCATTGGCTCCGTCAGTGACAAGCTCCGAATTCTCCTGCTCGTTGCCCGGGTGCGGCGCGGACCCGCCGCGCGCCTTCTGCGAGGACCAGACGGCTCGACCATGCAAGCCCTCGTAGACGCGGGATTCTCACCCCGCATCATCGAGAGCTTCTTTCGCCCCTTCTTCGGTGGGATTCAGCTCGACCCCGAGCTCGAGGTCTCGAGCCGACGCTTCGCGATCATTCTGCGGATGATCGCGGAAGGCGACGCCGCCGTGCCGGCGAGAGGAATGGGCGAGATCCCGAAGCAGCTCGCTCGCAGCCTTCCCGACGGTACGGTCCGAACGCGCTCCCGGGTTGAGCGACTCGAAGGAACAACGGTGCGCCTCGAGAGTGGAGAGCACGTCCGCGCGCGAGCCGTCGTCGTAGCAACCGACGCTCCGTCCGCCGCCACGCTCCTCGGGATTCCGCCCGTCGTGATGCGGGCCGCGAGCTGCGTGTACTTCTCCGCCCCCACCCCGCCGTTCGACGATCCGCTGATCGCCCTCGACGGCGCCCGGTCCGGCCCCGCAAAGAACGTTGCCGTCTTGACGAATCTCTCTCGCCACTACGCGCCCGAAGGCCAGGCGCTCATCGTTGCCGCCGTGCCGGGAGCGCTTTGCCGGGGGCCCGACGGGACCCTTGATGACGGTAACTCTCTCGCTGACGACGTCCGGAAGCAGCTTCGCGGCTGGTTCGGAGACGAGGTCGAGAACTGGCGACATCTTCGCACGTATCGAATCGCAGCCGCGCACCCCGACCAACGTCCTCCCTTCGATCCAAAACAGCCTGTCCGCCTGAACTCCCACCATTACGTCTGCGGCGACCATCGCGACACCGCGTCCATTCAGGGAGCACTCTATTCCGGGCGCCGGACCGCCCGCGCGATCTCGCGCGATCTCGGCTAGCCGAAACTCGCCGGCCGGGATCCCAGCACCCACAACAGGAGGGCACCGCGTGCGGACCAAGCGGCGGTGCGGAGCCGGCTGTTCGCGACGAGCTCGAGCAAGCGGTGCGCGACGTCGAGATGTACTTTCGCGAGGTCCATCGTCGATAGGCGTGTGCCGAGCCGCAGGAGCGGTCACCTTCTCCGCGCTCTCTCCCTTACCCATCAGGTGCGCCTTCCGGTTGGGCCGGAAGTGTCTCTTATTTCAAACCCCTAACTGGTCCAACTTCAGCTGAACCCGAACACGCCCTCACCCGCCGTACACGACCTTCGTGCACCTCCTCTTCTGGTCTGCGCTCCGACCCTCGGAAGCCGCTGCACTCACCTGGGGAACCGTGGATCTCCGTCGGGGCCGTGTTTCGGTGAAGGAGTCTCGCTACCTGAACGAGAACAACCCTCCAAAGGTCCCGATGGCCGAAAGGACGGTTCCTCTGCATCCGAGCACCGTCGAGCTTCTGCGGGAGATGCAGCCCCTCCACGTGCCCCCTGAGACGCCGGTCTTCCTCAACACCCGTGGCAGGCAGATCAACCAGGACTCGTTCTCGGAGCACTGGGACAATGCCCTTCGCGCCTTGGGCCTTCGGCACCGTGGCCTCTACCAGACCAAGCACACGTACGTCTCGCTGGCGCTCCTCGCGAGCGTTCCGATCAAGAGGCTGGAGGCGCAGACAGGCGTCGCTGCCCAGACGCTCCTGCGGCACTACAGCGCCTACGTCGCGCAGCCAGGCGACAGGCCGATCTGGGAGATGATGGAGGCCTCTCGCGAGGACGACGAACAAGACGAGACGGCCTCGGCTGCCCCCCGAC is a genomic window containing:
- a CDS encoding NAD(P)/FAD-dependent oxidoreductase; translation: MADVDVCIVGGGLAGLACARELHRAGHSSIVLESEATPGGRVQTDVVDGFRLDRGFQILLTAYPEAQRVLDYGALDLRSFEPGGRIFRDGRFYDVGDPLRRPTTALQTLLAPIGSVSDKLRILLLVARVRRGPAARLLRGPDGSTMQALVDAGFSPRIIESFFRPFFGGIQLDPELEVSSRRFAIILRMIAEGDAAVPARGMGEIPKQLARSLPDGTVRTRSRVERLEGTTVRLESGEHVRARAVVVATDAPSAATLLGIPPVVMRAASCVYFSAPTPPFDDPLIALDGARSGPAKNVAVLTNLSRHYAPEGQALIVAAVPGALCRGPDGTLDDGNSLADDVRKQLRGWFGDEVENWRHLRTYRIAAAHPDQRPPFDPKQPVRLNSHHYVCGDHRDTASIQGALYSGRRTARAISRDLG
- a CDS encoding tyrosine-type recombinase/integrase, with amino-acid sequence MHLLFWSALRPSEAAALTWGTVDLRRGRVSVKESRYLNENNPPKVPMAERTVPLHPSTVELLREMQPLHVPPETPVFLNTRGRQINQDSFSEHWDNALRALGLRHRGLYQTKHTYVSLALLASVPIKRLEAQTGVAAQTLLRHYSAYVAQPGDRPIWEMMEASREDDEQDETASAAPRRTISGAVLDESRVRTSDPRDSELEPACSLAPRAGPGPQGGRGMIPNARESLHSAPA